ATGCTGCAATGATGGCGATGAGGAAGTAATACGGTAAAAGTTGTGGGAACAAACTTTCAGTTAAGGTTGAAATGAAAAAGGTTGTGTAGGCACCAATGGTCAGAAATTCACCGTGAGCCATGTTAATCACGCCCATTTGCCCAAAGATAATTGCAAGGCCGAGTGCCATCAGTAACAGCACACAGAACACAGAAAGACCATTAAAGCCTTGCATGGCAAATATTGCACCGAATTCAGCAAATGAAATATCCATCGCATCATCCTCCAAGCTTTAAAATTGTGTGGAATAAAAAGATCAGGAGAATGGACTTCCCCTGATCATGTGGCTGTTAAATTAGTAACCTTTAGGGAATGGGTTTGGTTTGATTAAGTTTTTAGATTCGTAAACCACTTTGAATTGACCGTTAGTTTGCACTTCAGCAATACGTGATTTGCTCCATAAGTGATGGTTCGGGTCGATTTTCACGTAGCCTTCAGGCGCAGTTTTCATTTCCAAGCCTTTAGATGCTGCTGTGACTTTAGCAACATCGAAGCTACCTGCTTTTTCAACTGCTGCTTTCCATAACCATGGGCCTAAGTAAGCCGCTTGTGTTACGTCACCGATGACTGCTTTAGGACCATATTTCGCTTTGAATGCTTTGACGAAAGCTGCGTTGTTCGGGTTGTTTAGACTTTGGAAATATTTCATTGAAGAGTAGAAGCCCTTCATGTTTTCGCCGCCAATACCAAGCAACTCATCTTCAGTTACAGAAAGAGTAAGCAGAGTTTGTTTGTCACCTGTTACACCTGCAGCTTTCATTTGTTTGTAGAACGATACGTTTGAACCACCCACAACAGCAGCGAAGATTGCATCAGGTTTTTTCAGTTTGGTCTTGTTGATGAGTGAGCCGAATTGAGTGTGACCTAGAGGGTAGTACTCTTCGCCAACCACTTTACCTTTCAATACTTTTTCGATGTGCGTACGTGCAATTTTCATTGTGGTACGTGGCCAAATATAGTCAGAACCAATCAGGTAGAAGGTCTTAGCTTTTTTCACTGAAGATAACCAGTTCAGTGCCTCAAGTACCTGTTGAGTTGCTTCCTGACCGGTATAAATTACGTTTTTAGACTGCTCTAAACCTTCATAGAATGTTGGGTAGTACAGCAATGAGTTATTGCGTTCAATAATTGGCAGCACTGCTTTACGAGATGCAGATGTCCAACAACCAAAAATCGCAGCAACGCGGTCTTTTTCAGAAAGTTTACGTGCCTTTTCTGCAAATGTTGGCCAG
This window of the Acinetobacter sp. NCu2D-2 genome carries:
- the urtA gene encoding urea ABC transporter substrate-binding protein, producing MTIKAKIKTSGLLAGVLAVPFLLAPMLTNASVPATAKVNTTKLKVDDKFVYVGQLHSATGTMAISETGSIQAERLAIEQINKQGGVLGRQIKIIQEDGASDWPTFAEKARKLSEKDRVAAIFGCWTSASRKAVLPIIERNNSLLYYPTFYEGLEQSKNVIYTGQEATQQVLEALNWLSSVKKAKTFYLIGSDYIWPRTTMKIARTHIEKVLKGKVVGEEYYPLGHTQFGSLINKTKLKKPDAIFAAVVGGSNVSFYKQMKAAGVTGDKQTLLTLSVTEDELLGIGGENMKGFYSSMKYFQSLNNPNNAAFVKAFKAKYGPKAVIGDVTQAAYLGPWLWKAAVEKAGSFDVAKVTAASKGLEMKTAPEGYVKIDPNHHLWSKSRIAEVQTNGQFKVVYESKNLIKPNPFPKGY